From Medicago truncatula cultivar Jemalong A17 chromosome 7, MtrunA17r5.0-ANR, whole genome shotgun sequence, a single genomic window includes:
- the LOC25499417 gene encoding probable F-box protein At2g36090 gives MVISTIGKTTPTEGATFSAVPPDIIQTHILTYLDGSSLASAASTCSQLNTLSSHDHLWTNICHSTWPSTNTPRIRQVISTFSNTSRSFFSDSFSTVTAKTFHHHRRVNINTTPEFLSAVDLFHRRRMILSRVVETETVSGWFRYSPFRVDILDPKDSVETDMEYLKTEEECKNLEEELSLSWIVIDPSGKRAVNVSSRKPVSVNRHWLTGDIQVRFATVLHGGEKGSATEATVCSLLVTLGREMQVREACFQIEDMDGNQLNGGDSLGILQRALEGERKRLRSEKEGKERYVEFVKRKVERKERKLRSERRLDMLCVSLAALSVAAFSTLFLS, from the coding sequence ATGGTCATTTCCACTATCGGCAAAACCACACCAACGGAGGGAGCCACCTTCTCCGCCGTGCCACCAGATATAATCCAAACCCATATCCTCACGTACCTTGACGGTTCTTCACTTGCTTCTGCAGCCAGCACGTGCTCTCAGCTTAACACCCTCTCATCACACGACCATTTATGGACAAATATATGTCACTCCACGTGGCCTTCCACAAACACGCCACGCATTCGCCAGGTCATCTCCACCTTCTCTAACACCTCTCGTTCTTtcttctccgattctttctcCACCGTAACCGCTAAAACCTTCCACCACCACCGCCGCGTGAATATTAACACCACACCGGAATTTTTATCCGCGGTTGATTTATTCCACAGGAGACGGATGATTCTATCCAGAGTAGTGGAGACTGAGACGGTATCCGGTTGGTTCAGGTACTCTCCATTTCGGGTTGATATTCTCGACCCGAAGGATTCGGTTGAAACAGATATGGAGTATCTGAAAACTGAGGAAGAGTGTAAGAATCTAGAAGaggaattgagtttgagttggaTAGTGATTGATCCGAGTGGAAAGCGTGCGGTGAATGTTTCAAGTAGGAAACCGGTTTCAGTGAACCGTCACTGGCTAACCGGAGATATACAGGTGAGATTTGCGACGGTGTTACACGGCGGAGAGAAGGGATCAGCGACGGAAGCAACGGTTTGTAGTTTACTGGTGACGTTGGGAAGGGAAATGCAAGTGAGGGAAGCGTGTTTTCAGATAGAGGACATGGATGGGAATCAATTGAATGGGGGGGATAGTTTGGGGATTTTACAAAGAGCATTAGAAGGTGAAAGGAAAAGATTGAGGAGtgaaaaagaaggaaaagaaagataCGTGGAGTTTGTGAAGAGGAAGGTAGAAAGGAAAGAGAGGAAATTGAGAAGTGAAAGAAGGTTGGATATGCTTTGCGTCAGTCTCGCTGCTTTGTCCGTTGCGGCTTTTTccactctctttctctcttga